One genomic window of Trichlorobacter lovleyi includes the following:
- the hpnH gene encoding adenosyl-hopene transferase HpnH: MRFPWRLNYDLTKYIIKNNLNKVEKYPLVLMLEPTHLCNLTCSGCGRIREYANTINDMMSLEDCLKSVDECPAPVVTITGGEPFLYPHIYELVQGILDRGRHIMFCTNAVLMEESIKKMQPHPNLTFNVHMDGLEQTHDRILERKGCFKTGMAAIKAAKAKGFRVCTNTTIFTDTDLVEIEMLFQQLEELGVDGILVAPGFSYEAVEEEKQFLVRLEIEKKFRQVYEMSKKHRFWSTPMYLRFLKGEKKLQCTPWGNPTRNPQGWKAPCYLITDGHYPTFKEMMEQVDWDSYGVGKDPRCAQCMMHCGFEPTVVTEVGKSPKDILEMLLWNLS, translated from the coding sequence ATGCGTTTCCCCTGGCGTTTGAATTACGATTTGACCAAGTACATCATCAAAAACAACCTCAACAAGGTTGAAAAGTACCCGCTGGTATTGATGCTGGAACCGACCCACCTCTGCAACCTGACCTGCTCCGGCTGTGGACGTATCCGGGAGTATGCCAACACCATCAACGACATGATGTCGCTGGAGGACTGCCTGAAGTCGGTGGATGAGTGCCCGGCACCGGTGGTCACCATCACCGGCGGCGAGCCGTTCCTGTACCCCCATATCTATGAGCTGGTACAGGGGATCCTGGACCGTGGCCGCCACATCATGTTCTGCACCAATGCCGTGCTGATGGAAGAGTCCATCAAAAAGATGCAGCCCCACCCCAACCTGACCTTCAACGTGCATATGGACGGCCTGGAGCAGACCCATGACCGTATCCTGGAGCGTAAAGGCTGCTTCAAGACCGGCATGGCTGCCATCAAGGCAGCCAAGGCAAAGGGTTTCCGGGTCTGTACCAACACTACCATCTTCACCGACACCGATCTGGTGGAGATTGAGATGCTGTTCCAGCAACTGGAAGAGCTCGGGGTTGACGGTATCCTGGTGGCACCCGGCTTCAGCTATGAAGCGGTTGAAGAGGAAAAGCAGTTCCTGGTGCGCCTGGAAATTGAGAAGAAGTTCCGGCAGGTCTACGAGATGAGCAAGAAGCACCGCTTCTGGTCTACCCCGATGTACCTGCGTTTCCTGAAGGGGGAGAAAAAACTGCAATGCACCCCCTGGGGCAACCCGACCCGCAACCCCCAGGGCTGGAAGGCCCCTTGCTACCTGATCACCGACGGTCACTACCCCACCTTCAAAGAGATGATGGAGCAGGTCGATTGGGACAGTTATGGGGTGGGCAAAGACCCCCGCTGTGCCCAGTGCATGATGCACTGCGGCTTTGAACCCACTGTCGTGACCGAGGTGGGCAAGAGCCCCAAAGACATTCTTGAAATGCTGCTCTGGAACCTGTCTTAG
- a CDS encoding glutathionylspermidine synthase family protein — protein MQRISRPPRINWQQSVESQGMAYHTIDDEPYWDETACYRFDGAEIDLLEDATNELQERCIEAAQHVIDKDLFDKLQIPPHAVPLIVDSWERDEPSLYGRFDLAYDGHTPPKLLEYNADTPTSLLEASVIQWFWLKDLYPDADQFNSIHERLIEAWKGMRIGSTVHFSCVADAPEDFGNLEYLRDTAIQAGLTTSQLFMNDIGFEEVAGRFVDLEDRPIDLMFKLYPWEWLVNEYFGRKLATARMRLIEPAWKMLLSNKGLLAIMWELFEGHENLLRAGFEAGPFRDNYVTKPLLSREGENVTVHRNGQVHEVEGSYGGKAPVYQQLAQIPCFDGNYPVIGSWIVAGESAGIGIREDRQLVTTNASRFVPHYFN, from the coding sequence ATGCAACGGATCAGCCGTCCGCCCCGCATAAACTGGCAGCAGAGTGTTGAGTCCCAGGGGATGGCGTACCATACCATTGATGACGAGCCGTATTGGGATGAGACGGCCTGTTACCGTTTTGACGGCGCCGAGATCGATCTGCTGGAAGATGCCACCAATGAGCTGCAGGAACGCTGCATTGAGGCTGCCCAGCATGTCATCGACAAAGACCTGTTCGATAAGCTGCAGATCCCGCCCCATGCGGTTCCGCTAATCGTTGATTCCTGGGAAAGGGATGAGCCTTCGCTCTATGGCCGCTTTGACCTGGCCTACGATGGCCATACACCGCCCAAACTGCTGGAATACAATGCCGATACTCCCACCTCTCTGCTGGAAGCCAGCGTGATCCAATGGTTCTGGCTGAAGGATCTCTACCCCGATGCCGACCAGTTCAACTCGATCCATGAACGGCTGATAGAGGCCTGGAAAGGGATGCGGATCGGGTCAACGGTGCACTTCTCCTGTGTGGCTGATGCGCCGGAGGATTTTGGCAATCTGGAATACCTGCGGGATACGGCCATCCAGGCCGGACTGACCACGTCCCAGCTGTTTATGAACGATATCGGTTTTGAAGAGGTGGCAGGGCGTTTTGTTGACCTGGAGGACCGGCCGATTGATCTCATGTTCAAGCTGTATCCCTGGGAGTGGCTGGTAAATGAGTATTTCGGCCGTAAACTGGCAACAGCCCGGATGCGCTTGATTGAACCGGCCTGGAAGATGCTGTTGTCCAACAAGGGGCTGCTGGCAATCATGTGGGAGCTGTTTGAAGGGCATGAAAACCTGCTGCGGGCCGGTTTTGAGGCCGGACCGTTCAGGGATAATTATGTCACCAAACCGCTGCTTTCCCGTGAGGGTGAAAACGTGACCGTACATCGTAACGGTCAGGTGCATGAGGTTGAGGGCAGCTATGGCGGCAAGGCGCCGGTGTACCAGCAGCTGGCGCAGATCCCCTGTTTTGACGGCAACTATCCGGTGATCGGCTCCTGGATTGTGGCCGGTGAATCTGCCGGGATCGGCATCCGTGAGGACCGGCAACTGGTCACCACCAATGCCAGCAGGTTTGTACCCCACTATTTTAACTGA
- a CDS encoding TatD family hydrolase, with product MPTLIDSHCHIYYDDFQHDLAQVFERAEAAGVKGMIVVGADPVTSRQAVEIAAGHPALFCTVGIHPHDAAGVDEAAVMALEELARTSPKCVAIGEIGLDFYRNRSPREDQERVFRRFLQMAKRLDKPVVIHDRDAHAETLAMIKEAGVTRGVMHCFSGDLAFARQCLEQGLHLSIPGTITYPSNEQLREVVRNVPLERFLLETDCPYLSPVPHRGKRNEPAYTRITAEKVAELRGLTVEDVGRITTMNAGRLFGIPLWDESTKIAYRIRNSLYLNITNRCSNQCTFCAKFDEFTVKGHNLLLDHEPGFEEVMAAIGQPEDIHEVVFCGFGESLLRLDLVKQVAQALKQRGYPVRINSDGQANLAHGRNILPELAGLVDSISISLNAPDAATYGRLCNTPFGEAGWQGVCDFLREAPRYIPDVTATAVTIPGIDIEACRRVAEGLGVKFRVREYAEVG from the coding sequence ATGCCAACCCTTATTGATAGCCACTGCCATATTTATTACGATGACTTCCAGCACGATCTGGCGCAGGTGTTTGAACGGGCCGAGGCTGCCGGGGTCAAAGGGATGATCGTGGTTGGGGCAGATCCGGTCACCAGCCGCCAGGCGGTTGAGATCGCTGCCGGCCACCCCGCCCTCTTCTGCACGGTGGGCATTCACCCCCATGATGCTGCCGGGGTTGATGAGGCCGCCGTCATGGCGCTGGAAGAACTGGCACGGACCAGCCCCAAATGCGTTGCCATCGGCGAGATCGGCCTTGATTTCTATCGCAACCGTTCCCCCCGTGAGGATCAGGAACGGGTCTTCAGACGTTTTCTGCAGATGGCAAAAAGGCTTGATAAACCGGTAGTGATCCATGACCGTGACGCCCATGCCGAAACCCTGGCCATGATCAAGGAGGCTGGCGTTACCCGTGGGGTGATGCACTGTTTTTCCGGCGATCTGGCCTTTGCCCGACAGTGCCTTGAGCAGGGCCTGCACCTCTCCATCCCCGGCACCATCACCTACCCCTCCAATGAGCAGTTGCGGGAAGTGGTGCGTAACGTCCCCTTGGAGCGTTTCCTGCTGGAGACTGACTGTCCCTATCTTTCGCCGGTGCCCCACCGCGGCAAGCGCAATGAACCGGCCTACACCCGTATCACCGCTGAAAAGGTGGCCGAGTTGCGCGGCCTGACTGTCGAGGATGTCGGCCGGATTACCACCATGAATGCCGGTCGCCTGTTCGGTATCCCGCTCTGGGATGAATCAACCAAGATCGCCTACCGTATCCGCAACTCGCTCTACCTGAACATCACCAACCGCTGTTCAAACCAGTGTACCTTCTGTGCCAAGTTTGACGAGTTTACCGTTAAGGGACACAACCTGTTGCTGGACCACGAGCCGGGCTTTGAAGAAGTGATGGCTGCCATCGGCCAGCCAGAGGATATTCATGAGGTGGTGTTCTGCGGTTTTGGGGAATCACTGCTGCGGCTGGATCTGGTCAAACAGGTGGCACAGGCCCTGAAACAACGGGGCTACCCGGTCAGGATCAACAGCGACGGTCAGGCCAACCTGGCCCATGGACGGAACATCCTGCCTGAACTGGCCGGGCTGGTTGACAGCATCTCGATCAGTCTCAACGCGCCTGACGCCGCAACCTACGGCAGGCTCTGCAACACCCCCTTTGGTGAAGCAGGCTGGCAGGGGGTCTGCGATTTCCTGCGGGAGGCGCCCCGCTATATCCCTGATGTGACCGCAACCGCGGTCACGATCCCCGGCATAGACATTGAGGCCTGCCGCAGAGTAGCTGAAGGGCTGGGGGTAAAGTTCAGGGTGCGGGAGTACGCCGAGGTAGGGTAG
- a CDS encoding DUF350 domain-containing protein: protein MNELQLDSFQGLIDFGKYFVAALCFLLVFCTIYCKVTPYDELKLVREGKTAPAISFGGAFIGFVLPLHSAITHSVGFLDMLIWALVAMVVQILVFSIVRVIFKDLVKQIEDNQVAAATLLAFFSAAIGLLNAASMTY from the coding sequence ATGAACGAACTGCAGCTGGATTCCTTTCAAGGCCTGATTGATTTTGGCAAGTACTTTGTTGCAGCGCTCTGTTTTCTGCTGGTGTTCTGCACCATCTACTGCAAGGTGACCCCGTACGACGAGCTGAAGCTGGTGCGGGAAGGCAAAACCGCCCCTGCCATCAGTTTCGGCGGTGCCTTCATCGGTTTTGTGCTGCCGCTGCACAGTGCCATCACCCACAGTGTCGGTTTTCTGGATATGCTGATCTGGGCCCTGGTGGCCATGGTGGTGCAGATACTGGTTTTCTCCATTGTGCGGGTCATTTTCAAGGACCTAGTCAAGCAGATTGAGGATAACCAGGTTGCTGCCGCCACACTGCTGGCCTTCTTCTCGGCTGCCATCGGCCTGTTGAATGCCGCCAGCATGACCTACTAG